One Mycoavidus sp. HKI genomic region harbors:
- a CDS encoding heme A synthase encodes MFILQLSLIGLCLALIPLSWAWLRSGADQFGKLVWVSTVLTFDLVLFGSFTRLTDSGLGCPDWPGCYGTASPFIAHEAIRAAQALLPSGPVTMTKAWIEMIHRYLALALGVLMIAQVVMAWCKRKSLLVSPWWPVALLALVCVQGAFGAWTVTLKLQPLIVTIHLLLGLTLLGGLARLAMSCAPAPMLAPAAARWQWAVWVGLVLLVLQIALGGWVSANYAVLACPDFPTCHGAWLPPMDFAQGFQLWRSLGQTKAGDFITPDALVAIHWTHRTFALGVSVWLLGLGLQLRQFAALRSLAYGLIALVVLQCLTGLANIVLQWPLLIALVHNGGAAVLLLLLIMLNYRIVISRQGMR; translated from the coding sequence GTGTTTATTCTGCAACTTAGCTTAATAGGTCTTTGCCTTGCACTCATTCCGCTAAGTTGGGCGTGGCTGCGCAGTGGCGCCGATCAATTTGGTAAATTGGTCTGGGTCAGCACTGTGCTCACCTTTGATCTGGTGCTGTTTGGCAGCTTTACGCGCCTGACAGATTCGGGCCTAGGCTGCCCTGATTGGCCTGGTTGTTATGGCACCGCATCGCCATTTATCGCGCACGAAGCGATTCGGGCAGCGCAAGCCTTATTGCCCAGTGGCCCGGTCACGATGACCAAGGCGTGGATTGAAATGATCCACCGCTATCTCGCGCTGGCCTTGGGGGTGCTGATGATTGCGCAGGTTGTGATGGCGTGGTGCAAACGTAAATCGTTATTGGTGTCACCGTGGTGGCCGGTGGCGTTACTGGCGCTAGTCTGCGTGCAAGGCGCGTTTGGCGCTTGGACCGTGACCTTAAAATTGCAGCCGTTGATTGTGACGATTCACTTATTGCTAGGGCTGACCCTACTTGGTGGCTTGGCTCGGCTGGCCATGAGTTGTGCGCCTGCGCCCATGCTGGCGCCCGCCGCGGCACGTTGGCAGTGGGCGGTATGGGTGGGGCTGGTGCTGTTGGTATTGCAAATTGCTTTAGGGGGTTGGGTGAGTGCGAACTACGCTGTGCTCGCCTGTCCAGATTTCCCGACCTGCCATGGCGCTTGGCTGCCGCCAATGGATTTTGCGCAAGGTTTTCAGCTGTGGCGCTCGCTGGGCCAAACCAAAGCAGGGGATTTTATTACGCCAGACGCGCTGGTGGCAATCCATTGGACGCATCGTACTTTTGCGCTGGGAGTGAGTGTATGGTTGCTTGGGCTCGGCCTGCAGTTGCGCCAGTTTGCTGCGCTGCGCTCCTTAGCCTATGGCTTGATCGCTTTGGTTGTGCTGCAGTGTTTAACCGGCTTAGCGAATATCGTATTGCAGTGGCCTTTGCTGATTGCGCTCGTGCATAATGGCGGCGCGGCGGTATTATTGTTGCTGCTCATCATGCTAAACTATCGTATCGTAATTAGCAGACAAGGTATGCGGTAA
- a CDS encoding fumarylacetoacetate hydrolase family protein gives MSEIFAAAAPVTVPIAHSNDCFAVRRIYCIGRNYVEHAREMGGEPDHQSLVFFNKPTDAILYVAPGMVGQFPYPPSSNNVHYEMELVVALGKRGRDIPVERALEYVFGYALGLDMTRRDLQAEMKRQGYPWEIGKAFDHAAPLGPIHRVDEIGHCQQGAIWLKVNDVEKQRADVSQLIWPVAQAISYLSTLSELVPGDLIYTGTPGGVGPIVKGDLMIGGIEGLGEFAVKVT, from the coding sequence ATGAGTGAAATATTTGCCGCAGCAGCCCCAGTCACTGTGCCAATCGCCCATTCAAACGACTGCTTTGCTGTGCGCCGTATTTACTGCATTGGCCGCAATTATGTCGAGCATGCCCGTGAAATGGGTGGTGAGCCGGATCATCAGTCCTTAGTATTTTTCAATAAACCGACTGACGCTATCTTGTATGTAGCACCCGGTATGGTTGGACAATTTCCTTATCCACCCAGTTCAAACAATGTGCATTATGAGATGGAACTGGTGGTTGCGCTAGGTAAGCGCGGTCGCGATATCCCGGTTGAGCGGGCGCTTGAGTATGTGTTTGGCTATGCCCTAGGTCTCGATATGACGCGCCGTGATTTGCAAGCGGAGATGAAACGACAAGGTTATCCATGGGAAATCGGCAAAGCGTTTGACCATGCTGCGCCGCTGGGGCCGATTCACCGAGTAGACGAGATTGGGCATTGCCAGCAGGGGGCGATTTGGCTCAAAGTGAATGACGTTGAGAAGCAGCGTGCTGATGTGTCTCAGTTAATTTGGCCGGTGGCGCAGGCCATTTCTTATTTATCAACCTTGTCCGAGCTTGTGCCGGGGGATTTAATTTATACGGGAACCCCAGGTGGGGTGGGGCCGATTGTGAAGGGTGACCTGATGATAGGCGGCATTGAGGGGTTGGGTGAATTTGCCGTCAAAGTCACTTGA
- the clpA gene encoding ATP-dependent Clp protease ATP-binding subunit ClpA: MIAQELEVSLHMAFMEARQARHEFITVEHLLLALLDNPTAVEVLRACAANIDDLRHSLHHFIHDNTPIVPGSVDADTQPTLGFQRVIQRAIMHVQSASNGKKEVTGANVLIAIFGEKESHAVYALQQQGITRLDVVNFISHGMTKTGEGEAAKSTDVGAESDGSAGQKETPLAQFTQNLNQLAKEGRIDPLIGREPEVERVVQILCRRRKNNPLLVGEAGVGKTAIAEGLAWRLTRGEVPDILANAIVYSLDMGALLAGTKYRGDFEQRLKIVLKELKDRPNAILFIDEIHTLIGAGAASGGTLDASNLLKPALSSGQIKCIGATTFTEYRGIFDKDAALSRRFQKIDVSEPTVAQTIAILRGLKSRFEEHHNVKYSLAALSAAAELSARFIADRHLPDKAIDVIDEAGAAQRVLPKSKQKKIIGKVDIEEIIAKMARVPTQSVSLDDRGKLQTLERDLKSVVFGQAPAIEALAAAIKMARAGLGQIGKPIGAFLFSGPTGVGKTEVARQLAFTLGIELTRFDMSEYMERHAVSRLIGAPPGYVGFDQGGLLTEAITKKPHCVLLLDEIEKAHPDIYNILLQVMDHGTLTDNNGRKADFRNVILIMTTNAGAEALQKAKIGFTVRNEAGDEMAEIKRTFTPEFRNRLDAIINFHSLNEEIILRVVDKFLIQLEEQLHEKKVDVVFTDELRKYLAKGGFDSLMGARPMQRLIQSTIRRALADELLFGKLSNGGRVTVDVDDQNNVQLVFDENGASQNTNPETAEID; encoded by the coding sequence ATGATCGCCCAAGAACTAGAAGTCAGCTTGCATATGGCGTTTATGGAAGCGCGCCAAGCCCGGCATGAGTTCATTACGGTAGAGCATCTGCTATTGGCACTGTTGGATAATCCAACCGCCGTTGAAGTTTTGCGTGCCTGTGCGGCCAATATTGATGACTTGCGACATAGCTTGCATCATTTTATTCATGACAACACCCCTATTGTGCCGGGTTCGGTAGATGCTGATACCCAGCCTACATTAGGTTTTCAGCGGGTGATTCAGCGCGCAATTATGCATGTGCAGTCTGCTTCAAATGGCAAAAAAGAAGTCACGGGCGCCAATGTGCTGATTGCCATTTTTGGAGAAAAGGAGTCGCATGCTGTTTATGCCTTGCAACAACAAGGTATCACGCGCTTAGATGTGGTCAATTTTATTTCGCATGGCATGACCAAAACAGGCGAGGGTGAAGCTGCAAAATCGACTGACGTGGGCGCAGAGAGTGACGGGTCGGCCGGGCAGAAAGAAACGCCATTGGCGCAATTTACGCAAAATCTAAATCAATTGGCAAAAGAGGGTCGCATTGACCCGTTAATTGGCCGCGAGCCTGAGGTTGAACGTGTGGTGCAAATTTTGTGCCGCCGTCGCAAAAACAATCCGTTGCTAGTCGGTGAAGCCGGTGTAGGCAAAACGGCGATCGCTGAAGGGCTCGCCTGGCGGCTCACGCGTGGCGAAGTACCCGATATCTTGGCCAATGCAATTGTGTATTCATTGGATATGGGCGCCTTGCTGGCCGGCACCAAATATCGTGGGGATTTTGAGCAGCGTTTAAAAATAGTGCTTAAGGAATTAAAAGATCGCCCAAATGCAATACTTTTTATCGATGAAATTCATACTTTGATTGGTGCCGGCGCTGCCTCAGGCGGTACCCTAGACGCATCAAATTTATTAAAGCCAGCGCTTTCTTCAGGGCAAATAAAATGTATTGGCGCCACGACTTTTACTGAATATCGCGGTATTTTTGATAAAGATGCAGCGCTGTCACGGCGGTTTCAAAAAATCGATGTATCTGAGCCAACCGTAGCCCAAACCATTGCGATTTTGCGTGGTCTTAAGTCGCGCTTTGAAGAACATCACAATGTTAAATATTCTCTCGCCGCGTTATCGGCTGCGGCTGAATTATCCGCTCGTTTTATTGCGGATCGTCATTTGCCTGATAAGGCGATTGACGTCATTGATGAAGCCGGTGCCGCGCAACGTGTATTACCTAAATCGAAACAAAAAAAGATTATCGGTAAAGTCGACATCGAAGAAATTATCGCAAAAATGGCCCGCGTGCCTACGCAAAGCGTTTCACTGGATGATCGTGGCAAATTGCAAACGCTTGAGCGTGACCTTAAAAGTGTGGTCTTTGGACAAGCCCCCGCCATTGAAGCATTGGCAGCTGCGATTAAAATGGCCCGTGCCGGGCTAGGTCAAATTGGCAAGCCAATCGGCGCGTTTTTATTTTCAGGCCCAACCGGCGTTGGCAAAACTGAAGTCGCACGTCAGCTGGCGTTCACTTTAGGGATTGAGCTGACACGTTTCGATATGTCTGAATATATGGAGCGTCATGCGGTCAGCCGTTTAATCGGCGCACCGCCCGGCTACGTCGGCTTTGATCAAGGTGGCCTGTTGACTGAGGCGATTACGAAAAAGCCCCACTGCGTGCTGTTACTTGATGAAATCGAAAAAGCGCATCCAGATATTTATAATATTTTGCTGCAAGTGATGGATCATGGCACATTGACAGATAACAATGGCCGTAAAGCGGATTTTCGCAATGTGATTCTCATCATGACCACCAACGCCGGCGCAGAAGCGCTGCAAAAAGCCAAAATTGGCTTTACCGTACGCAACGAAGCCGGTGATGAAATGGCTGAAATTAAACGGACCTTCACCCCGGAGTTTCGTAACCGGCTGGACGCGATCATTAACTTCCATTCGCTCAACGAAGAGATTATTCTGCGCGTCGTTGATAAGTTCTTAATTCAACTGGAAGAACAACTGCATGAAAAGAAGGTGGACGTTGTCTTTACGGATGAGCTGCGCAAATATCTTGCTAAAGGCGGTTTTGATTCGTTAATGGGCGCGCGGCCTATGCAACGCTTAATTCAAAGCACCATCCGGCGTGCGTTGGCCGACGAACTGCTTTTTGGCAAGCTGTCAAACGGGGGCCGTGTCACGGTTGATGTAGACGATCAAAACAACGTGCAACTCGTCTTTGATGAAAACGGCGCATCACAGAATACAAACCCCGAAACGGCGGAGATTGACTGA
- a CDS encoding SCO family protein → MCALIWAAGCTRAPVFKNTDLTDNPSFGNDFTLPDTTGQLRTLADFKGKVVVVLFGYTHCPDICPMTLATLAQTLKQLGPDAKRVQVLFVTVDPERDTSSSLAHYVPAFDPSFIGLRPANEAQLKKVTQDFRVHYAREQANVDTRAKPSVLDEISNAYTMDHTAAGYVFDATGKLRLFARDGQGSKPWVHDLKILLN, encoded by the coding sequence ATGTGCGCCCTGATATGGGCGGCGGGCTGCACGCGTGCGCCCGTGTTCAAAAATACCGATTTGACTGACAACCCCAGTTTTGGCAACGATTTTACGCTACCGGATACGACTGGCCAGTTGCGTACATTAGCGGACTTTAAAGGAAAAGTCGTGGTGGTGTTGTTCGGTTACACGCACTGCCCAGACATTTGCCCAATGACGCTGGCAACGCTTGCGCAAACGCTTAAACAATTGGGTCCAGATGCAAAACGGGTGCAGGTGTTATTCGTGACTGTCGATCCAGAGCGTGATACATCCTCTTCGTTAGCGCACTATGTCCCTGCTTTTGATCCGAGTTTTATCGGTTTGCGGCCGGCGAATGAAGCGCAACTCAAAAAGGTGACGCAAGATTTTCGCGTGCACTATGCACGCGAGCAGGCAAACGTAGACACGAGGGCAAAACCCTCTGTGTTAGATGAAATTTCCAATGCCTATACGATGGACCATACGGCAGCCGGCTATGTGTTTGACGCAACCGGCAAGCTGCGCCTTTTTGCCCGCGATGGGCAAGGATCGAAGCCGTGGGTGCACGATCTTAAAATACTGCTTAATTGA
- the ftsY gene encoding signal recognition particle-docking protein FtsY yields MFSFFKNLNKGSTSAPAPSEPENKSKASTPAKNLPSTEPTANRSTSWVTRLKSGLAKTRNSFTSIFAGAKVDEALFEELEAALLMADTGIEASDFLLSALRQKVSAERLNEGEAVKSALRALLIDLLKPLEHTLVLGRAQPLVMMITGVNGAGKTTSIGKLAQHLQQHGQSVLLAAGDTFRAAAHEQLALWGERNQINVISQQSGDPAAVIFDALNAARARKLDILMADTAGRLPTQLHLMEELKKIKRVIGKAMEGAPHEVLLVIDANTGQNALAQVKAFDDALGLTGLIVTKLDGTAKGGILAAIARQRPIPVYFIGVGEQIDDLQPFCAAEFASALLD; encoded by the coding sequence ATGTTTAGCTTCTTCAAAAATCTTAATAAGGGCTCAACATCGGCCCCAGCACCTTCTGAGCCAGAGAATAAATCAAAAGCCAGCACTCCGGCTAAAAATCTGCCGAGCACAGAGCCTACTGCCAACCGCTCAACTTCCTGGGTAACCCGACTAAAATCAGGTTTAGCGAAGACGCGTAACAGCTTTACCAGCATTTTTGCTGGCGCAAAAGTCGATGAGGCCCTTTTTGAAGAACTCGAAGCTGCGCTATTAATGGCCGACACAGGCATTGAAGCGAGCGATTTTCTACTGAGTGCCCTACGTCAGAAAGTAAGCGCTGAGCGGCTGAATGAAGGTGAAGCCGTCAAATCTGCCTTGCGCGCTCTCTTGATTGATTTATTAAAACCGCTTGAGCACACATTAGTACTGGGCCGCGCGCAACCCTTGGTGATGATGATCACGGGCGTCAACGGCGCAGGTAAAACCACCAGCATTGGCAAACTGGCCCAACATTTACAGCAACACGGACAGTCTGTGTTGCTGGCCGCAGGTGACACTTTTCGCGCCGCCGCACACGAACAGCTTGCACTGTGGGGTGAGCGTAATCAGATCAATGTCATTTCACAGCAAAGCGGTGACCCCGCCGCGGTCATTTTCGACGCCCTTAACGCCGCGCGCGCACGTAAGCTAGATATACTCATGGCGGACACCGCTGGGCGCCTACCGACACAATTACATTTAATGGAGGAGTTAAAAAAGATCAAACGCGTCATCGGTAAGGCGATGGAGGGGGCCCCGCACGAAGTGCTGCTGGTGATTGACGCAAATACCGGGCAGAATGCCCTCGCGCAGGTGAAAGCTTTTGATGACGCCCTTGGCCTCACCGGATTGATTGTGACCAAGCTTGATGGCACTGCTAAAGGCGGCATCCTCGCCGCGATTGCGCGACAGCGACCTATCCCCGTGTACTTCATTGGCGTGGGAGAACAAATTGATGATCTACAGCCGTTTTGCGCCGCAGAGTTCGCCAGCGCGCTGCTGGATTAA
- a CDS encoding pitrilysin family protein — MPLRVMARAYMRGHFLRSGACLLTLLCVASVSAATSRAEGASSADLQHALPTTEFTLANGLRVIVREDHRAPTVLQMLFYKAGSLDELSGTTGVAHVLEHMMFRGTQQFGPGEFSQRVAALGGSENAFTMQDCTAYFTRIEKSHLSEIMALEADRMQNLAITSELFEREIRVVMEERRLSLEDKPEALLDEALQATAYNASPARWPVIGWQDDLQQMTWFDARAWYERWYAPNNAVLVVAGDVDAASVRSQAERWFGAIPARPLPARKPQNEPLQRGLKRVTIKAPADVPRVVLAFKAMPLEANSAAKQDAYALSVLAAVLDGYPNARLEKHLVREQRLADWVDASYSMVARGPQLFTLSAIPAQGRSLIELEAALRSELRRIAQNGVSAQELQRVKTQLYSARIYGRDSVFSQVMEIGLAEVAGHSWRAIEPMDQALNAVTAQDVQAVAARYFSDDQLTVATLMPPHTQSTPRLRKRSQGK; from the coding sequence ATGCCATTACGCGTTATGGCGCGCGCTTATATGCGAGGCCATTTCTTGCGAAGCGGTGCCTGTCTGTTGACACTTCTCTGCGTAGCTAGCGTATCGGCTGCCACCTCGAGGGCTGAAGGCGCGTCAAGTGCTGACCTCCAACACGCGTTGCCGACAACGGAATTTACTTTAGCTAACGGCTTACGCGTCATCGTGCGTGAAGATCACCGGGCGCCGACTGTGCTGCAGATGCTTTTTTATAAAGCCGGCTCGCTAGATGAGCTAAGCGGTACCACTGGGGTGGCGCATGTGCTCGAGCACATGATGTTTCGCGGCACTCAGCAGTTTGGACCGGGAGAATTTTCGCAACGCGTGGCAGCTCTCGGCGGCAGCGAGAATGCGTTTACGATGCAAGACTGTACAGCGTATTTCACGCGTATAGAGAAATCGCATCTATCTGAAATCATGGCGTTAGAAGCGGACCGGATGCAAAATCTTGCTATCACCAGCGAACTATTCGAGCGGGAAATTCGCGTGGTGATGGAAGAGCGGCGTTTATCCCTTGAAGATAAACCTGAGGCGCTGCTGGATGAGGCCTTGCAGGCAACGGCATATAATGCGTCGCCTGCGCGCTGGCCGGTGATTGGCTGGCAGGATGATTTGCAACAGATGACGTGGTTTGACGCCCGGGCGTGGTATGAACGATGGTACGCACCGAATAATGCAGTGCTGGTGGTGGCCGGAGATGTTGATGCTGCATCTGTGCGCAGCCAGGCTGAGCGTTGGTTTGGCGCGATTCCAGCACGGCCATTGCCGGCGCGTAAACCACAAAATGAACCGCTTCAGCGCGGCTTGAAACGCGTGACGATCAAGGCGCCTGCTGATGTGCCACGCGTCGTATTGGCATTCAAAGCCATGCCGTTAGAGGCAAACTCCGCGGCGAAGCAAGATGCTTACGCCCTCAGTGTGCTGGCCGCTGTGCTGGATGGCTATCCAAATGCACGACTGGAAAAACATCTTGTGCGCGAACAACGCCTAGCCGACTGGGTCGATGCCTCTTATAGTATGGTGGCGCGTGGGCCTCAGCTATTTACGCTAAGCGCGATCCCGGCGCAGGGCCGCTCGTTAATCGAGCTAGAAGCTGCTTTACGCAGTGAGCTACGGCGAATTGCGCAAAACGGGGTCAGTGCTCAGGAGCTACAGCGTGTCAAAACGCAACTGTACTCCGCGCGGATCTATGGACGAGACTCTGTCTTTAGCCAAGTGATGGAAATAGGTTTAGCTGAAGTGGCGGGGCATTCATGGCGCGCCATCGAGCCCATGGATCAAGCCCTCAATGCGGTGACGGCGCAAGATGTGCAAGCGGTGGCGGCGCGTTATTTCAGTGATGATCAGCTGACCGTGGCTACGCTGATGCCACCGCACACGCAGTCAACGCCGCGCTTGAGAAAAAGATCGCAAGGAAAGTAA
- the clpS gene encoding ATP-dependent Clp protease adapter ClpS, which yields MAIFSDIEDNAVVERQKQKIKPPSMYQVVLLNDDFTPMGFVVMILQKYFRKDPKASIQIMLKVHCEGRAICGVYTRDVAMTKVKQVTTHARQEGHPLQCVMERI from the coding sequence ATGGCTATTTTTTCAGATATAGAAGACAACGCTGTGGTTGAGCGGCAAAAGCAAAAAATAAAACCGCCATCCATGTATCAAGTGGTGTTGTTAAATGACGACTTTACGCCGATGGGGTTTGTTGTCATGATTCTTCAAAAATACTTTAGAAAAGACCCAAAGGCCTCAATTCAGATTATGCTGAAAGTACATTGCGAAGGTAGAGCAATTTGTGGGGTTTATACGCGCGATGTGGCGATGACTAAAGTCAAGCAGGTTACAACCCATGCCAGACAAGAAGGCCATCCGCTACAGTGTGTTATGGAGAGAATATGA
- the nagA gene encoding N-acetylglucosamine-6-phosphate deacetylase, translating to MKSLKLYGNILTPEGWRLGHLTLEGGRIVALSGASSEPAVNHEAYILPGFIDLHVHGGGGADVMEGGAAAQIMARMHAQYGTTSLLATTMTAPPAELAAVLARLAHEVQQRAPGSARILGVHLEGPYINPGKLGAQPDATALAALDEILYYLTLAPIRVVTLAPELAGHLNIITHLAARGVRVQLGHTLGSYEDGVNALKHGASGFTHLFNAMTGLHHRAPGMVGAALAHAEYAELIPDLLHVHPGAIHTALRAIPKLYCVTDSTAAAGMPDGAYPLGSQTVTKCVNGVRLADGTLAGSTLTMDQALRNLVSLGLPLAEASHRLSRYAADYLGLAQRGRLGVGAWGDLVVLDRQLMVQATYVEGEEI from the coding sequence GTGAAGAGCCTAAAGCTGTACGGAAATATCTTAACGCCCGAGGGCTGGAGGCTCGGTCATTTAACGCTCGAGGGCGGACGGATTGTTGCCCTGAGTGGCGCATCTAGCGAGCCGGCGGTCAATCATGAAGCCTATATTTTGCCTGGCTTTATTGACCTGCATGTGCATGGCGGGGGTGGGGCCGACGTGATGGAAGGCGGCGCGGCTGCTCAAATCATGGCGCGGATGCATGCTCAGTATGGCACGACAAGTTTATTGGCGACCACGATGACGGCGCCACCGGCTGAGTTGGCTGCTGTATTGGCTAGGCTTGCGCATGAGGTGCAGCAGCGCGCGCCTGGTAGCGCGCGTATTCTTGGGGTGCATCTTGAAGGACCTTATATCAATCCTGGCAAACTGGGGGCGCAACCTGATGCAACGGCGCTCGCTGCGTTGGATGAAATACTCTATTATTTAACGCTGGCCCCGATTCGGGTCGTGACGTTGGCGCCGGAGTTGGCCGGTCATTTAAATATCATTACCCACCTTGCCGCGCGTGGCGTACGCGTACAGCTTGGCCACACGCTCGGGAGTTATGAAGATGGCGTCAATGCGCTCAAGCACGGAGCATCCGGTTTCACCCATCTATTTAATGCCATGACGGGCTTGCATCATCGGGCGCCAGGCATGGTCGGGGCGGCCCTGGCGCATGCTGAATATGCGGAACTTATCCCAGATTTGCTGCATGTGCATCCAGGTGCGATTCACACCGCGCTGCGCGCGATTCCTAAGCTCTACTGCGTGACGGATAGCACGGCGGCAGCAGGGATGCCGGATGGCGCTTACCCGCTGGGTAGCCAGACGGTGACTAAATGCGTAAACGGCGTACGTCTTGCCGATGGCACGTTGGCGGGGAGCACATTGACGATGGATCAAGCATTGCGTAATCTAGTCTCGCTTGGTTTGCCTTTAGCCGAAGCCTCGCATCGGTTATCGCGCTATGCGGCGGACTACCTTGGCTTAGCCCAACGTGGCCGGCTTGGTGTCGGTGCGTGGGGAGATTTAGTGGTGCTTGACCGCCAACTGATGGTACAGGCGACCTATGTCGAAGGGGAAGAGATTTAA
- the cyoE gene encoding heme o synthase, with protein sequence MESISICPSLGNRISQYCALTKPRVTQLAVFCAVIGMLLSTPGSVPWSILLGGAVGIWLLASAAFAVNCLLERKVDRLMRRTAWRPSARGELTSVQILFFSAMLGGLGMWTLYAFTNALTMWLTLATFIGYALIYTVLLKPATPQNIVIGGAAGAMPPALGWAAVTGTVPADAWLLVLIIFVWTPPHFWALALYRRQDYAQAGLPMLPITHGEQFTRLHILLYTIILFGVSLLPFASRMSGLVYLVAALVLGVIFLAYAWQIWRAYSDRLARRLFRYSIIYLSLLFAALLADHYVQLYCRGI encoded by the coding sequence ATGGAAAGTATCTCTATTTGCCCATCTCTTGGCAACCGAATTTCCCAATACTGTGCACTGACTAAGCCTCGGGTGACCCAGCTCGCGGTATTTTGCGCCGTGATTGGGATGCTACTGTCAACGCCCGGTAGCGTGCCGTGGTCCATCTTGCTAGGTGGCGCGGTGGGGATTTGGCTATTAGCCAGCGCCGCGTTTGCGGTCAATTGTTTACTTGAGCGCAAAGTGGATCGGCTAATGCGCCGTACCGCATGGCGTCCGTCTGCGCGTGGCGAATTAACCTCGGTCCAAATTCTTTTCTTTTCAGCCATGCTGGGTGGGCTTGGCATGTGGACGCTGTATGCTTTCACCAACGCCTTGACCATGTGGCTCACGCTGGCCACCTTTATTGGCTATGCGCTGATTTACACGGTGCTGCTAAAGCCTGCAACGCCGCAAAATATTGTGATTGGCGGCGCCGCAGGCGCCATGCCGCCGGCTCTTGGCTGGGCCGCTGTGACGGGAACGGTGCCGGCTGATGCTTGGTTGCTGGTGTTGATTATTTTTGTCTGGACGCCGCCCCATTTTTGGGCGCTGGCGTTATATCGCCGGCAAGATTACGCGCAAGCGGGTTTGCCGATGTTGCCGATTACCCATGGTGAGCAATTTACGCGCTTGCATATTTTGCTTTATACCATCATTTTATTTGGTGTGTCGTTGCTGCCATTTGCCTCGCGCATGAGTGGGCTGGTCTATTTAGTCGCCGCGCTGGTACTGGGGGTGATTTTCTTAGCCTATGCGTGGCAAATATGGCGCGCTTATTCGGATAGGCTGGCGCGCAGGCTTTTTCGATATTCAATTATTTATTTATCGTTGCTGTTTGCAGCGCTACTGGCGGATCACTATGTGCAACTCTACTGCCGCGGCATCTAA
- the rpoH gene encoding RNA polymerase sigma factor RpoH gives MPVLGQLGDLNAYIQAVNRIPMLQVHEEQQLAADYREHSTLESARKLVLSHLRLVVSIARNYLGYGLPHADLIQEGNIGLMKAVKRFDPEQNVRLVSYAIHWIKAEIHEYILRNWRIVKVATTKAQRKLFFNLRRHKQTMQAFTSSEIDALAKELNVKREDVREMETRMTSGDIALEGQMEDGEESFAPIAYLTDTQHEPTEVLANRQLDRLQSDGLTSALDTLDARSRRIVEARWLQVDDNGTGGATLHHLAAEFGVSAERIRQIEVSAMKKMRSALTSYAA, from the coding sequence ATGCCGGTACTTGGCCAGCTAGGCGATCTTAACGCCTATATCCAAGCGGTTAACCGGATTCCAATGCTGCAAGTACATGAGGAGCAGCAGCTCGCTGCCGACTACCGTGAACACAGCACGCTTGAATCCGCCCGCAAGCTGGTTTTATCCCATCTGCGTTTGGTCGTCTCAATTGCCCGTAACTACTTGGGTTATGGGCTGCCGCATGCAGACCTCATTCAAGAAGGCAATATTGGTCTGATGAAAGCCGTGAAACGCTTCGATCCAGAACAAAATGTACGGCTCGTGTCATACGCCATTCATTGGATCAAGGCTGAGATTCATGAATATATCCTACGCAATTGGCGGATTGTGAAAGTCGCCACGACCAAGGCTCAACGGAAGCTTTTTTTCAATTTGCGCCGCCATAAACAAACGATGCAAGCGTTTACATCGAGTGAAATCGATGCCTTAGCTAAAGAATTGAACGTCAAGCGTGAAGATGTCCGCGAAATGGAAACGCGCATGACGAGTGGGGATATTGCGCTAGAAGGACAAATGGAAGATGGTGAAGAATCATTTGCTCCGATCGCCTATTTAACCGATACTCAGCACGAGCCAACTGAAGTGCTGGCAAATCGCCAGTTGGATCGGTTACAAAGCGACGGCTTAACAAGCGCACTGGATACCTTAGATGCCCGTAGTCGCCGCATTGTTGAAGCGCGTTGGTTACAGGTCGACGATAATGGTACTGGCGGCGCCACACTGCATCATCTAGCGGCTGAATTCGGCGTATCCGCCGAGCGGATTCGCCAGATCGAAGTCAGTGCAATGAAAAAGATGCGCAGTGCACTGACTTCTTATGCCGCATAA